From one Flavobacteriales bacterium genomic stretch:
- a CDS encoding formate--tetrahydrofolate ligase has protein sequence MPFPTDLEIAQAARMKPIAEIAKNLGVDPEVIEPYGRTKAKLPINLIDEKKLAKGKLILVTAVSPTPAGEGKTTTSIGLHEGLSKLGKKSIVVLREPSLGPVFGMKGGAAGGGYAQVVPMEDINLHFTGDFSAIEKANNLLAALIDNNLQNRKRSLGIDPRTIAWKRVMDMNDRALRKITIGLGGVNGGVPREDGFNITPASEVMAILCLATSFEDLKKRLGDIYVGQRWDRTPVYARDLKAEAAMAILLKDAIKPNLVQTLEGNPAILHGGPFANIAQGVNSVLATKLGLSLGDYVVTEAGFGADLGAEKFFDIKCRAAGLKPAAAVIVATVRALRYHGGVDVKEVNNAAPDKLKAGLANLGRHIENISKFGVKAVVAINHFPTDTAEEIDMVKAYCKERGTEAVLAQGFAKGGDGMTDLAAAVLKVIDEGQSDFKPLYDLSLSIKDKIATIAREIYRADGVDYSGDAETALRRISKLGLDGVPICMAKTQYSFSDNKELRAAPTGFRITVRDIEISAGAGFVVPICGEIMRMPGLPEVPAAEGMDIDANGVISGLS, from the coding sequence ATGCCCTTCCCCACCGACCTCGAGATCGCGCAAGCCGCGCGCATGAAGCCCATCGCTGAGATTGCGAAGAACCTCGGCGTCGACCCGGAAGTGATCGAGCCCTACGGCCGCACCAAAGCGAAGCTTCCCATCAATCTCATTGACGAGAAGAAGCTGGCGAAGGGCAAGCTCATCCTCGTCACGGCCGTGAGCCCCACGCCGGCGGGTGAAGGCAAGACCACCACCAGCATCGGGCTGCACGAAGGGCTGAGCAAGCTGGGCAAGAAGAGCATCGTGGTGCTGCGCGAGCCGAGCCTGGGCCCCGTGTTCGGCATGAAAGGCGGCGCGGCCGGCGGCGGCTACGCGCAGGTGGTGCCCATGGAGGACATCAACCTCCACTTCACCGGCGACTTCAGCGCCATCGAGAAGGCCAACAACCTGCTCGCCGCGCTCATTGACAACAACCTGCAGAACCGCAAGCGCTCGCTGGGCATCGATCCGCGCACCATCGCCTGGAAGCGCGTGATGGACATGAACGACCGCGCGCTGCGGAAGATCACCATCGGCCTCGGAGGCGTGAACGGCGGCGTTCCGCGCGAGGACGGATTCAACATCACCCCAGCGAGTGAGGTGATGGCCATCCTCTGCCTGGCCACCTCGTTCGAAGACCTGAAGAAGCGCCTCGGCGACATCTACGTGGGGCAGCGCTGGGACCGCACGCCCGTGTATGCCCGCGACCTCAAGGCCGAAGCCGCCATGGCCATCCTGTTGAAGGACGCCATCAAGCCGAATCTGGTACAGACGCTCGAGGGCAACCCGGCGATCCTGCACGGCGGTCCTTTCGCGAACATCGCGCAAGGCGTCAATAGCGTGCTCGCCACCAAATTGGGGCTCAGCCTCGGCGACTACGTGGTCACGGAGGCGGGCTTCGGCGCGGACCTAGGCGCGGAGAAATTCTTCGACATCAAGTGCCGCGCTGCGGGATTGAAACCTGCAGCTGCGGTGATCGTGGCCACGGTGCGCGCGTTGCGCTACCACGGCGGCGTGGATGTGAAGGAGGTGAACAATGCCGCGCCCGACAAGCTAAAGGCCGGTCTCGCCAACTTGGGCCGCCATATCGAGAACATCAGCAAATTCGGTGTAAAGGCCGTGGTGGCCATCAACCACTTCCCCACGGATACAGCGGAGGAGATTGACATGGTGAAGGCTTACTGCAAGGAGCGTGGCACCGAGGCCGTGCTCGCTCAAGGCTTCGCGAAAGGCGGTGATGGCATGACCGATCTGGCTGCCGCGGTGCTGAAAGTGATCGACGAAGGCCAGAGCGATTTCAAACCGCTCTACGACCTCTCACTCTCCATCAAGGACAAGATCGCCACCATCGCCCGCGAGATCTACCGCGCTGATGGCGTGGACTACAGCGGCGATGCCGAGACCGCCTTGCGCCGGATAAGCAAGCTCGGCCTCGATGGCGTGCCCATCTGCATGGCCAAGACGCAGTACAGCTTCAGCGACAACAAGGAGCTGCGCGCCGCGCCCACCGGCTTCCGCATCACCGTGCGCGACATCGAGATCAGCGCGGGTGCCGGCTTCGTAGTGCCCATCTGCGGCGAGATCATGCGCATGCCGGGACTACCTGAAGTGCCTGCGGCGGAAGGCATGGACATCGATGCGAATGGCGTGATCAGCGGGTTGAGCTGA
- a CDS encoding insulinase family protein has translation MRTIGLLLSVLFTALVSQAQKTYPYTSVPGDPLEARIYTLDNGLQVWLSRNADAPRVQTNIAVRAGSKNDPGDATGLAHYLEHMLFKGTSRIGTSDWAKESALLQQISDAYERRRWSRDEGERERIYRAIDSLSTLAAAYAVPNEYDKMIKKLGARGTNAYTSTERTVYINDIPSDELERWMAIESERMQECVLRLFHTELETVYEEFNRGQDSDGRQLFQKKNELLYPLHPYGTQTTIGTGEHLKNPSMVKIHEFFKTWYVPNNMAVILAGDIDYDKTIALVDKHFGKWQRRDVPGFSFKEGPPGTGKAEVFGPESESVNLAWRFDGYTPRNAAMLKVIDGLLSNGTAGIIDLDLVQQQKVLEAYAYTNAQTDYSELNLVGKPKEGQRLDEVKDLLLAAANRLIEGDYDDWLIGAVVNDLKQQQIRYWNENNSRRAAAMTDAFIIRKDWKDEVAQFEQMAQFTKEDVTAFVGKRLSQPDVLVYKRTGENKGAHKVSKPKITAIDIKRDGMSAWRAEWEKMPSGTVAPEFIDYKKAIDRRPLSKGADLAVVKNPSNDLFSLRYIVDMGTLHDRELGVAVEYLPFLGTSRLSAIDFKKELFKLGMQLSVSTSADRCYVTLSGLESNLEKGIDLLEELLADAQPDKEALAGLLADISKQRQDAMKEKWRVLYLGLFNQARYGKRNPFNHVLNEKELAMLTPEDLVGRIKGIMAHEHAVFYYGKRPADKMAELLKKKHRLPAALKPVPPPVKFEEQPTTENRVLFVDHDMVQTEMLLVSKAGPFDVAKLPIASLFNEYFGSGLSSIVFQEIREAKALAYGANASYTTPAKKDEAHYVRAFIGTQADKLPDAVDAMLKLMNEMPEAEAQFEGAKASALKVIASTRITKESIYWNWDAANQRGLDTDTRRTTYERIPSISIRDMKSFFDNEIKGRPYTFLVIGKESAMDMKALERLGPVMKISKEQVFGYPEN, from the coding sequence ATGCGCACCATCGGCCTCCTTTTGTCAGTGCTCTTCACGGCGCTCGTTTCACAGGCGCAGAAGACCTACCCCTACACCAGCGTCCCCGGGGATCCCCTCGAGGCGCGCATCTACACCCTCGACAACGGCCTACAGGTGTGGCTGAGCCGGAATGCTGATGCACCTCGCGTGCAGACCAACATCGCCGTACGCGCAGGCAGCAAGAACGATCCCGGCGATGCCACGGGCCTCGCCCACTACCTGGAGCATATGCTCTTCAAGGGGACCAGCCGGATCGGCACCAGCGATTGGGCCAAGGAGAGCGCGTTGCTGCAGCAGATCAGCGATGCGTACGAGCGCAGGCGCTGGTCGCGGGATGAGGGCGAGCGCGAGCGGATCTACCGCGCCATCGACAGCCTCAGCACGCTAGCCGCAGCCTACGCCGTGCCCAACGAATACGACAAGATGATCAAGAAGCTCGGCGCGCGCGGCACCAATGCTTACACGAGCACGGAACGCACGGTGTACATCAACGACATCCCGAGCGATGAACTGGAGCGCTGGATGGCCATCGAGAGCGAGCGCATGCAGGAATGCGTGCTGCGCCTCTTCCACACGGAGCTGGAAACCGTTTATGAAGAGTTCAACCGAGGGCAGGACAGCGATGGCAGGCAGCTCTTCCAGAAGAAGAATGAGCTGCTGTACCCGCTGCATCCCTATGGCACGCAGACCACGATCGGCACCGGCGAGCACTTGAAGAATCCCAGCATGGTGAAGATCCATGAGTTCTTCAAAACCTGGTACGTGCCGAATAACATGGCTGTCATCCTCGCCGGAGACATCGACTACGACAAGACCATCGCCCTGGTTGACAAGCATTTCGGCAAGTGGCAGCGGAGGGATGTCCCCGGTTTCAGCTTCAAGGAAGGACCTCCCGGCACCGGAAAGGCCGAAGTCTTCGGGCCGGAATCAGAATCCGTGAACCTCGCCTGGCGCTTCGATGGCTACACCCCGCGCAACGCCGCCATGCTCAAAGTCATTGATGGCCTGCTGAGCAACGGCACCGCCGGCATCATCGATCTCGATCTCGTGCAGCAGCAGAAGGTGCTGGAGGCTTATGCCTATACCAATGCGCAGACCGACTACAGCGAGCTCAACCTGGTGGGCAAGCCCAAGGAAGGCCAGCGGCTCGACGAGGTGAAGGACCTCTTGCTCGCTGCGGCCAACCGCCTGATCGAGGGTGACTACGACGACTGGCTCATCGGGGCCGTGGTGAACGACCTGAAGCAGCAGCAGATCCGCTATTGGAACGAGAACAACAGCCGGCGCGCCGCCGCCATGACCGATGCCTTCATCATCCGGAAGGACTGGAAGGATGAAGTGGCGCAGTTCGAGCAGATGGCGCAGTTCACGAAGGAGGACGTGACCGCCTTCGTGGGCAAGCGGCTGAGCCAACCCGATGTCCTGGTGTACAAGCGCACCGGCGAGAACAAGGGCGCGCACAAGGTGAGCAAGCCGAAGATCACGGCGATCGACATCAAGCGTGATGGCATGAGCGCCTGGCGGGCCGAATGGGAGAAGATGCCCAGCGGAACCGTGGCGCCTGAATTCATCGACTACAAGAAAGCCATTGACCGCAGGCCCTTGTCGAAGGGCGCTGACCTGGCGGTGGTGAAGAACCCCAGCAACGACCTCTTCAGCCTGCGATATATCGTTGACATGGGCACCCTGCACGACCGCGAGCTCGGCGTGGCCGTGGAGTACCTGCCCTTCCTGGGCACCAGCCGCCTGAGCGCCATCGACTTCAAGAAAGAACTCTTCAAGCTGGGCATGCAGCTCAGCGTATCCACCAGTGCAGACCGCTGCTATGTGACCCTGAGCGGGCTCGAATCGAACCTGGAGAAGGGCATCGACCTGCTGGAGGAATTGCTCGCGGATGCCCAGCCGGATAAAGAGGCCCTGGCGGGGCTGTTGGCCGACATCAGCAAGCAGCGGCAGGATGCCATGAAGGAGAAATGGCGCGTGCTCTACCTCGGGCTGTTCAATCAAGCGCGCTACGGAAAGCGCAATCCCTTCAACCATGTGCTGAACGAGAAGGAACTCGCCATGCTAACCCCGGAGGACCTGGTGGGCCGGATCAAGGGGATCATGGCTCACGAACACGCGGTGTTCTACTATGGCAAGCGCCCGGCAGACAAGATGGCCGAGCTGCTCAAGAAGAAGCATCGGTTGCCGGCCGCGCTGAAACCGGTGCCGCCGCCGGTGAAATTCGAGGAACAGCCCACCACCGAGAACCGCGTGCTCTTCGTGGACCATGACATGGTGCAGACCGAGATGCTGCTGGTGAGCAAGGCCGGTCCGTTCGACGTGGCGAAGCTCCCGATCGCATCGCTCTTCAACGAATACTTCGGAAGCGGGCTCAGCAGCATCGTTTTCCAGGAGATCCGTGAGGCCAAGGCCCTGGCCTACGGCGCCAACGCCAGCTACACCACGCCCGCGAAGAAGGACGAGGCCCATTACGTCCGCGCCTTCATCGGCACACAGGCCGATAAGCTTCCTGATGCCGTGGACGCCATGCTGAAGCTCATGAATGAGATGCCCGAGGCCGAAGCCCAGTTCGAGGGCGCCAAGGCCAGTGCCCTGAAGGTGATCGCCAGCACGCGCATCACCAAGGAGAGCATCTATTGGAACTGGGATGCGGCCAACCAGCGCGGGCTCGATACCGACACGCGCCGCACGACCTACGAGCGCATACCGTCCATCAGCATCCGGGACATGAAGTCTTTCTTCGACAATGAGATCAAGGGCAGGCCCTACACCTTCCTTGTGATCGGCAAGGAGAGCGCCATGGACATGAAGGCCCTGGAGCGCCTGGGACCCGTGATGAAGATCAGCAAGGAGCAGGTGTTCGGCTATCCGGAGAATTGA
- a CDS encoding proline dehydrogenase family protein: MPSTAPAPPITVPDLGDTRIAFRQYTDRGLLRAYWLFRIIGIPWLNAAGRVLTQAALALRLPIAWAVKATLFKHFCGGETIDESLLTAQKLGDVGVGTILDYSVEGQEDDDSLDHTRDEILLTIAAAKQRTDIPFSVFKVTGLSPTALLEKISKNDALSADDAHEWQLVQGRVERICQAAHDASIPVLIDAEDSWYQPAIDAVATQMMERFNAKSAIVFNTIQLYRHDRLAFLKESFAAAEKGGYHLGVKLVRGAYMEKERERAAEKGYPSPIHADKAAVDRDYDEALRFCVAHIDRLAVMAGTHNEQSSLLLARLLEEHGIARNDRRVWFAQLLGMSDNISYNLAEAGYKVAKYVPYGPVRAVLPYLIRRAQENTSVAGQMGRELKLIIEERTRRSKR; encoded by the coding sequence ATGCCGTCCACGGCCCCAGCGCCACCCATCACGGTTCCCGATCTCGGCGATACCCGCATCGCTTTCCGCCAATACACCGATCGCGGCCTGCTGCGCGCCTATTGGCTCTTCCGCATCATCGGCATCCCCTGGCTCAACGCCGCAGGCCGCGTGCTCACGCAAGCCGCCCTTGCGCTGCGCCTGCCGATTGCTTGGGCGGTGAAGGCCACGCTCTTCAAGCATTTCTGCGGCGGCGAGACGATTGATGAGAGCCTGCTCACCGCGCAGAAGCTCGGCGATGTGGGCGTGGGCACCATCCTCGATTACAGCGTGGAGGGCCAGGAGGACGATGATTCATTGGATCATACGCGAGACGAGATCCTGCTCACCATCGCCGCCGCCAAGCAGCGCACGGACATTCCCTTCAGCGTATTCAAGGTCACGGGCCTATCGCCCACGGCGCTGTTGGAGAAGATCAGCAAGAACGACGCGCTCAGCGCGGATGATGCGCACGAATGGCAACTCGTGCAAGGACGGGTGGAACGGATCTGCCAAGCCGCGCACGATGCAAGCATCCCCGTGCTCATCGATGCCGAGGACAGCTGGTACCAGCCCGCGATTGATGCGGTGGCCACGCAGATGATGGAGCGATTCAATGCGAAGAGCGCCATCGTGTTCAACACCATACAGCTCTACCGCCACGACCGGCTTGCCTTCCTGAAGGAGTCGTTCGCGGCGGCTGAAAAAGGCGGCTACCACCTTGGCGTGAAACTGGTGCGCGGCGCCTACATGGAGAAGGAGCGCGAGCGCGCGGCGGAGAAGGGCTACCCCTCTCCCATCCATGCCGACAAGGCCGCAGTGGACCGCGACTACGATGAGGCTTTGCGCTTCTGCGTGGCGCACATCGATCGCCTGGCCGTGATGGCCGGCACCCACAATGAGCAGAGCTCCCTGTTGCTCGCGCGGCTCCTTGAAGAGCATGGCATCGCGCGAAACGACCGCCGCGTGTGGTTCGCGCAGCTCCTGGGCATGAGCGACAACATCAGCTACAACCTGGCCGAAGCCGGCTACAAGGTGGCCAAGTACGTGCCCTACGGACCGGTGCGCGCCGTGCTGCCCTACCTGATCCGCCGCGCGCAGGAGAACACCAGCGTGGCCGGGCAGATGGGCCGGGAGCTGAAGCTGATCATCGAGGAAAGGACGAGGAGATCGAAGCGTTGA
- the aroB gene encoding 3-dehydroquinate synthase encodes MDAGRHPVALGADALRALDRDVKETEATAHFILGDENTLRHCLPELLAHAPRLREAETIGVPAGEASKSLAVCQDIWQHLIARAADREALLICLGGGVVTDLGGFIAGAYKRSIRCMHVPTTLMGMVDASIGGKAGIDLGGVKNVVGVFHDPLGVYVHVPFLKSLGKRELLNGVAEMIKHGLVRDASHYEALREAPLHDLAALTPLVARSAAIKAEVVAADPRESGMRKLLNFGHTIGHGIEAYSWESPQRALLHGEAVAMGMICEAWLSWRQGLLPREDSDRIAAHLLSLYKPFALQGDEDHRIIELMRNDKKNSAGQFRFALLTGIGSAQVDAAINAAQVKEALDHYRLLVRG; translated from the coding sequence ATGGATGCCGGCCGCCATCCGGTGGCGCTCGGCGCCGATGCCTTGCGTGCCCTCGACCGTGATGTGAAGGAGACTGAGGCCACTGCGCATTTCATCCTCGGCGATGAGAATACCCTTCGGCACTGCCTGCCGGAACTGCTGGCCCATGCGCCGCGCTTGCGCGAAGCGGAGACCATCGGCGTGCCGGCGGGGGAGGCGAGCAAGAGCCTGGCGGTGTGCCAGGACATCTGGCAGCACCTCATAGCGCGCGCGGCCGATCGCGAGGCGCTGCTGATCTGCCTGGGCGGCGGCGTGGTCACCGATCTCGGCGGCTTCATCGCCGGCGCGTACAAGCGCAGCATCCGCTGCATGCACGTGCCCACCACGCTCATGGGCATGGTCGATGCGTCCATCGGCGGCAAGGCGGGCATCGACCTCGGCGGCGTGAAGAACGTGGTGGGCGTGTTCCACGATCCCCTGGGCGTTTACGTGCACGTGCCATTCCTGAAAAGCCTGGGCAAGCGCGAACTGCTCAACGGTGTGGCTGAGATGATCAAGCACGGCCTCGTGCGTGATGCATCGCACTACGAAGCGCTGCGTGAAGCGCCGCTGCACGACCTCGCCGCGCTCACGCCATTGGTGGCGCGCAGCGCGGCGATCAAGGCCGAAGTGGTAGCTGCCGACCCGCGCGAGAGCGGCATGCGCAAGCTGTTGAACTTCGGGCATACCATCGGGCACGGGATCGAGGCCTACTCCTGGGAGAGCCCGCAGCGCGCGCTGCTGCACGGTGAAGCCGTGGCCATGGGCATGATCTGCGAGGCCTGGCTCAGTTGGCGCCAGGGCCTGCTGCCGCGCGAGGACAGCGATCGCATCGCCGCGCATCTGCTATCGCTGTACAAGCCATTCGCCTTGCAGGGCGATGAGGACCACCGGATCATCGAGCTCATGCGCAATGACAAGAAGAACAGCGCGGGGCAATTCCGATTCGCGCTGCTCACGGGCATCGGCAGCGCGCAGGTCGATGCGGCCATCAACGCCGCGCAAGTGAAGGAGGCGCTGGATCATTACCGGCTGCTGGTGCGGGGCTGA
- a CDS encoding 3-phosphoshikimate 1-carboxyvinyltransferase produces the protein MSSITITRPPAPIRARIALPRSKSISNRALLMASLCGDLSLVSGLSDGDDTRVMRELLEQGPRMMDCGAGGTTFRFLLAWASVRVGEEHILTGIPRLLERPHDDLVNALKQLGADIDRVPEGFRVRGRSLKGGEVHFDSPISSQYLSALLMIAPRMKEGLTLRWTGTRLSEPFVHMTLKMLAHFGVYPRLELDGVRVDPGDYIPAPIAVPPDWSSAAFWYEIVSLSPGSEIMLQGLTDDTMQGDREAQQLWSPWVETRFTDDGARISHRATSGRWEELPRNLMPVPDLFQPLAFTLAALNQSAVLTGLDNLRVKETDRLHAVADAMARLGGEAAFANGAFAVKGGVTHAADAPFDPDHDHRMALALAPLALKFGTITITDPQVVTKSYPGFWEDLRSAGFGVGLHE, from the coding sequence ATGTCCTCCATCACCATCACGCGCCCACCCGCGCCGATCCGCGCCCGCATCGCCCTGCCCCGCAGCAAGAGCATCAGCAATCGCGCTTTGCTCATGGCTTCGCTCTGCGGAGACCTCAGCCTCGTCTCCGGCCTGAGCGACGGCGACGACACGCGCGTGATGCGCGAATTGCTCGAACAGGGTCCGCGCATGATGGACTGCGGCGCTGGCGGCACCACCTTCCGCTTCCTGCTTGCCTGGGCCAGCGTACGCGTGGGCGAGGAGCATATCCTCACAGGCATCCCGCGCCTGCTCGAGCGCCCGCACGATGACCTTGTGAATGCGCTGAAACAGCTCGGCGCCGACATCGACCGTGTGCCCGAGGGTTTTCGCGTGCGCGGCCGATCATTGAAAGGCGGAGAGGTGCACTTCGATTCGCCCATCAGCAGCCAATACCTGAGCGCCTTGCTCATGATCGCGCCTCGCATGAAGGAGGGCCTCACCCTGCGCTGGACCGGCACGCGGCTGAGCGAACCCTTCGTGCACATGACCTTGAAGATGCTCGCGCACTTCGGCGTTTATCCGCGTTTGGAGCTCGATGGCGTGCGCGTGGATCCCGGCGACTACATCCCCGCGCCCATCGCCGTGCCGCCCGATTGGAGCAGCGCGGCGTTCTGGTACGAGATCGTTTCGCTCAGTCCCGGCAGCGAGATCATGCTGCAAGGCCTCACCGATGACACCATGCAAGGCGATCGTGAAGCGCAGCAGCTCTGGTCGCCGTGGGTGGAAACGCGCTTCACAGATGACGGTGCGCGCATCAGCCATCGCGCAACGTCGGGTAGGTGGGAGGAGCTTCCACGCAACCTCATGCCCGTGCCCGACCTCTTCCAGCCTCTGGCCTTCACCCTGGCCGCACTCAATCAGTCCGCGGTGCTCACGGGCCTTGACAACCTTCGCGTGAAAGAGACCGATCGCCTGCACGCCGTGGCCGATGCCATGGCCCGATTGGGCGGTGAGGCCGCCTTCGCCAATGGTGCCTTCGCCGTGAAGGGCGGTGTCACCCACGCTGCGGATGCGCCCTTTGACCCGGACCATGACCATCGCATGGCGCTGGCGCTCGCACCCTTGGCTTTGAAGTTCGGTACCATCACCATCACAGACCCGCAAGTGGTGACCAAGAGCTATCCGGGGTTCTGGGAGGATCTGCGGAGCGCGGGTTTCGGGGTGGGGTTGCACGAGTGA
- a CDS encoding tail fiber domain-containing protein, which translates to MAAALVVDGAQLGHLNTFWTHATQPNLIDWQRWQMNKTIPGLANIGIGRLFSRGNTDHSFNIDAMSGDLRLFTDGLPRAALYYRPGTTTINGATFNQTGYFALAGRQQFFDWTTGSGSPGPFSRFHMVDGAGTNTPGIYAPTLGFRGWHRNGITITGNSDHLYFGHKYGASNGQSQAVLQWSEGTLDANRQSLSFRFATTPGAGGGAESDEGLEIMRLWPESNTSGYVGIGDFVGQAAIPTERLDLLDRTIRLRNFTDNTYLNNDFDRVLVVNPADGLVHWRAANTLGIGDCEWTLQGSAGTNSDVATAYLGNTGCPQEDRAVGIGIQQPAYKLDVEHSDDYIQRPGGLRVRVETDNEGWRYGIDSHLQPMAGGAELKFAAGVLSNLKNVGLSSDGIADGYAVFARHTTDQDLFVRSTHGVHGDAVATAGTITLAHGGLFTARVTDDGNVSRNYGVYGSATGGAANFSVYGAYPGAGANDWAGYFNGDVTVTGAGYIPGGTWNPSDESLKTNVEPIVGASDVIAALNPMSYEFLVDEHPNAGLPNGYQAGLMIQDVEPLLPHLVRDVAVPALLDSMGSVLAPAETIKAMNYTGLIPYLIGAIKEQQASITAMQEQLAATQELVAACCANPDGSDARSGYAVEEERLSPAQERLLRIAPNPFTDRTTLFCTLEREGRMQLMANSADGRSLMVLSEGQREAGEFQYDWSTEKLAPGVYYITLLLDGEPVVKRAVKVKR; encoded by the coding sequence TTGGCCGCCGCCCTCGTGGTTGATGGCGCGCAACTGGGCCATTTGAACACCTTCTGGACGCACGCCACGCAACCCAATTTGATCGACTGGCAGCGTTGGCAGATGAACAAGACGATACCGGGATTGGCCAACATCGGCATCGGAAGGCTTTTCAGCCGGGGCAACACGGACCATAGCTTCAACATCGACGCGATGTCCGGTGATCTGAGGCTATTCACGGATGGGCTGCCGAGGGCCGCTTTGTATTACCGCCCTGGCACTACCACGATCAATGGGGCAACCTTCAACCAGACCGGCTACTTCGCTCTTGCTGGGCGGCAGCAATTCTTCGACTGGACCACAGGCTCTGGTTCGCCCGGCCCCTTCAGCCGGTTCCACATGGTCGATGGTGCCGGCACCAATACGCCAGGCATATACGCGCCCACCTTGGGCTTCCGGGGCTGGCACCGAAACGGCATCACCATCACGGGCAACAGCGACCATTTGTACTTCGGCCACAAGTACGGCGCCAGCAACGGGCAGAGCCAAGCGGTGCTGCAATGGAGCGAGGGTACGCTCGATGCGAACCGGCAATCGCTGAGCTTCCGCTTTGCGACCACACCGGGCGCAGGGGGAGGCGCTGAGAGCGATGAGGGACTCGAGATCATGCGTCTTTGGCCGGAGAGCAACACCTCCGGCTACGTGGGCATCGGTGATTTCGTGGGCCAAGCCGCCATCCCCACCGAACGGTTGGATCTCTTGGACCGCACCATCCGCTTGCGCAACTTCACGGACAACACCTACCTGAACAACGATTTTGACCGTGTGCTGGTGGTGAATCCCGCCGATGGCCTCGTGCATTGGCGTGCTGCCAACACCTTGGGCATCGGCGATTGCGAATGGACGCTACAAGGCTCTGCTGGCACCAACAGCGATGTGGCTACGGCCTATCTTGGCAATACGGGTTGCCCTCAGGAAGATCGGGCGGTCGGCATCGGGATCCAACAACCGGCCTACAAACTCGATGTCGAGCATTCCGATGACTACATCCAACGACCGGGTGGACTCCGGGTGCGCGTGGAGACTGATAACGAAGGCTGGCGTTACGGCATTGACAGCCACTTGCAGCCGATGGCGGGAGGGGCCGAGCTGAAGTTCGCCGCAGGAGTGCTGTCCAATCTGAAGAACGTCGGTCTGTCAAGTGATGGCATTGCGGATGGTTATGCTGTGTTCGCACGGCACACCACCGATCAGGATCTGTTCGTGCGCAGTACGCACGGTGTTCATGGCGATGCCGTGGCAACTGCGGGCACGATCACCCTTGCGCATGGAGGCCTCTTCACTGCGCGCGTCACCGACGATGGCAACGTGTCAAGGAATTACGGCGTTTACGGCAGTGCTACTGGCGGCGCGGCGAACTTCAGCGTTTACGGGGCCTACCCAGGCGCCGGTGCGAATGACTGGGCGGGGTACTTCAATGGTGACGTCACCGTCACCGGCGCAGGTTACATCCCTGGTGGCACTTGGAACCCCTCTGATGAATCGCTGAAGACCAATGTGGAACCCATCGTCGGTGCTTCAGATGTGATCGCAGCACTGAACCCGATGAGCTATGAGTTCTTGGTGGATGAGCATCCCAATGCTGGCCTGCCGAATGGCTACCAAGCTGGCCTCATGATCCAGGATGTTGAACCCTTGCTTCCTCACCTCGTGCGCGATGTCGCAGTGCCTGCTTTGTTGGATTCAATGGGAAGCGTATTAGCTCCGGCTGAGACCATCAAGGCGATGAATTACACCGGTTTGATTCCCTATCTGATCGGCGCCATCAAAGAGCAGCAAGCCAGCATCACGGCGATGCAGGAGCAACTTGCAGCTACGCAGGAGCTAGTAGCCGCCTGCTGCGCCAACCCCGATGGCAGCGACGCCCGCTCCGGCTACGCGGTTGAAGAGGAGAGACTCTCCCCCGCCCAAGAGCGCCTGCTCCGCATTGCGCCCAATCCGTTCACGGACCGCACCACGCTCTTCTGCACCTTGGAGCGCGAGGGCCGCATGCAGCTCATGGCCAACAGCGCCGATGGCCGCAGCCTGATGGTGCTGAGCGAGGGCCAGCGAGAGGCCGGTGAGTTCCAGTATGATTGGAGCACGGAGAAGCTCGCACCCGGCGTGTACTACATCACCCTGCTGCTCGATGGCGAGCCGGTGGTGAAGCGCGCGGTCAAGGTGAAGAGGTAA
- a CDS encoding tRNA-(ms[2]io[6]A)-hydroxylase — MLGLQLPTDPRWAELVKNDLRTLLVDHAWCEQKAASNAISMITRYPENSALVAELLRIAQEELDHFRQVVERIHARGWELGPERKDHYVNELLAFVRKDGSREERLVDRLLFSAMIEARSCERFKLLTEECPDEELRAFYRELMESEAGHYATFIGFARQHGGRVDVDRRWKEFLAHEAGVVSRYGTAPTMHG, encoded by the coding sequence ATGCTCGGCCTCCAGCTCCCCACCGATCCGCGCTGGGCGGAACTCGTGAAGAACGACCTGCGCACCTTGCTCGTGGACCATGCCTGGTGCGAGCAGAAGGCCGCCAGCAACGCCATCAGCATGATCACCCGCTACCCGGAGAACAGCGCGCTGGTGGCAGAGCTGCTGCGCATCGCGCAGGAAGAGCTTGACCACTTCCGCCAAGTGGTGGAGCGCATCCACGCACGCGGCTGGGAATTGGGTCCTGAGCGAAAGGACCACTATGTGAACGAGCTGCTCGCCTTCGTGCGCAAGGATGGTTCGCGCGAAGAGCGCCTCGTGGACCGGCTGCTCTTCAGTGCCATGATCGAGGCGCGCAGCTGCGAGCGCTTCAAGCTGCTCACCGAGGAATGCCCGGACGAGGAACTGCGCGCATTCTACCGCGAATTGATGGAGAGCGAGGCGGGGCATTACGCCACCTTCATCGGCTTCGCTCGCCAGCATGGCGGGCGTGTGGACGTGGACCGCCGCTGGAAAGAGTTCCTGGCGCATGAGGCCGGCGTGGTGAGCCGCTACGGCACCGCGCCCACCATGCACGGCTGA